Proteins from a genomic interval of Hemicordylus capensis ecotype Gifberg chromosome 14, rHemCap1.1.pri, whole genome shotgun sequence:
- the LOC128337599 gene encoding uncharacterized protein LOC128337599 isoform X1, translated as MRQARTDSGRPEPCWRRGAPLPSPLSSADNETVCNTQLPRSLGNKRCIRVRNKDYLLKQVQTPAERLTVLLKARLASLSSQLSAAPDAYPVSLAPEEEEEEEEESPERMILLLLLPEGTILQELSSACCTPELSSLPPSLPEHPTKGFPEAGLSIKGASLGPGGRSGAEAPLGKPEEASLREPPDPPKNPLGNPAAAAWSHRDLPHDQEGRGQEVGWLPGQKEGIRSQLGSVRLSGCCRGRASAEQGEEQEGRKSQYGRPSHKLTLTTTTVNIDLLFSHLNSQSGFHRKIKGWIEASLSPKGSHSKKKKVGGTSNHHWTDAVLGLLFKGTWSRRGAFSLTWTH; from the exons ATGCGGCAGGCTCGGACAGATTCTGGTCGCCCTGAGCCATGCTGGCGGCGGGGCGCCCCactcccttctcccctctcctcggCTGACAACGAGACAGTGTGCAACACACAACTACCTAGGAGTCTAGGAAACAAGCGCTGCATTCGGGTTAGAAACAAGGATTACCTTCTAAAACAAGTTCAGACACCAGCAGAGAGACTCACCGTTCTCCTGAAAGCCCGGCTTGCTTCTCTGAGTAGTCAGCTGAGTGCTGCACCTGATGCATATCCTGTATCCCTtgccccagaggaggaggaggaggaggaggaggagagccctgAAAggatgatcctcctcctcctcctccctgaagGGACCATCCTGCAGGAACTTAGCAGCGCTTGCTGCACCCCAgaactctcttccctccctccctccctccctgagcatCCCACGAAGGGGTTCCCAGAGGCAGGTCTCTCCATCAAGGGGGCCTCCTTAGGACCAGGCGGAAGGAGCGGGGCAGAGGCACCTCTGGGGAAACCAGAAGAGGCCAGCCTCAGAGAGCCACCTGATCCTCCAAAGAATCCGTTGGGCAACCCAGCTGCCGCCGCCTGGAGCCACAGAGACCTGCCACATGATCAAGAAGGGAGAGGCCAGGAAGTGGGTTGGCTTCCTGGCCAGAAGGAGGGCATAAGAAGCCAGCTGGGCTCAGTCCGCCTCTCTGGCTGCTGCAGAGGGAGAGCATCAGCGGAGCAGGGAgaggagcaggaaggaaggaagagccag tatgggagaccaagccacaaactcacacttactacaacaacagtgaacattgaTCTACTGTTTTCCCATctaaattctcaaagtggttttcacagaaaaataaaagggTGGATCGaggcttctctgtctccaaagggctcacactctaaaaagaaaaaggtgggcggcaccagcaaccaccactggacagatgctgtgctgggccttctcttcaAAGGCACatggagcaggagaggggcctTT
- the LOC128337599 gene encoding uncharacterized protein LOC128337599 isoform X3, translating to MRQARTDSGRPEPCWRRGAPLPSPLSSADNETVCNTQLPRSLGNKRCIRVRNKDYLLKQVQTPAERLTVLLKARLASLSSQLSAAPDAYPVSLAPEEEEEEEEESPERMILLLLLPEGTILQELSSACCTPELSSLPPSLPEHPTKGFPEAGLSIKGASLGPGGRSGAEAPLGKPEEASLREPPDPPKNPLGNPAAAAWSHRDLPHDQEGRGQEVGWLPGQKEGIRSQLGSVRLSGCCRGRASAEQGEEQEGRKSQGSHSKKKKVGGTSNHHWTDAVLGLLFKGTWSRRGAFSLTWTH from the exons ATGCGGCAGGCTCGGACAGATTCTGGTCGCCCTGAGCCATGCTGGCGGCGGGGCGCCCCactcccttctcccctctcctcggCTGACAACGAGACAGTGTGCAACACACAACTACCTAGGAGTCTAGGAAACAAGCGCTGCATTCGGGTTAGAAACAAGGATTACCTTCTAAAACAAGTTCAGACACCAGCAGAGAGACTCACCGTTCTCCTGAAAGCCCGGCTTGCTTCTCTGAGTAGTCAGCTGAGTGCTGCACCTGATGCATATCCTGTATCCCTtgccccagaggaggaggaggaggaggaggaggagagccctgAAAggatgatcctcctcctcctcctccctgaagGGACCATCCTGCAGGAACTTAGCAGCGCTTGCTGCACCCCAgaactctcttccctccctccctccctccctgagcatCCCACGAAGGGGTTCCCAGAGGCAGGTCTCTCCATCAAGGGGGCCTCCTTAGGACCAGGCGGAAGGAGCGGGGCAGAGGCACCTCTGGGGAAACCAGAAGAGGCCAGCCTCAGAGAGCCACCTGATCCTCCAAAGAATCCGTTGGGCAACCCAGCTGCCGCCGCCTGGAGCCACAGAGACCTGCCACATGATCAAGAAGGGAGAGGCCAGGAAGTGGGTTGGCTTCCTGGCCAGAAGGAGGGCATAAGAAGCCAGCTGGGCTCAGTCCGCCTCTCTGGCTGCTGCAGAGGGAGAGCATCAGCGGAGCAGGGAgaggagcaggaaggaaggaagagccag ggctcacactctaaaaagaaaaaggtgggcggcaccagcaaccaccactggacagatgctgtgctgggccttctcttcaAAGGCACatggagcaggagaggggcctTT
- the LOC128337599 gene encoding uncharacterized protein LOC128337599 isoform X4 has product MRQARTDSGRPEPCWRRGAPLPSPLSSADNETVCNTQLPRSLGNKRCIRVRNKDYLLKQVQTPAERLTVLLKARLASLSSQLSAAPDAYPVSLAPEEEEEEEEESPERMILLLLLPEGTILQELSSACCTPELSSLPPSLPEHPTKGFPEAGLSIKGASLGPGGRSGAEAPLGKPEEASLREPPDPPKNPLGNPAAAAWSHRDLPHDQEGRGQEVGWLPGQKEGIRSQLGSVRLSGCCRGRASAEQGEEQEGRKSQKNKRVDRGFSVSKGLTL; this is encoded by the exons ATGCGGCAGGCTCGGACAGATTCTGGTCGCCCTGAGCCATGCTGGCGGCGGGGCGCCCCactcccttctcccctctcctcggCTGACAACGAGACAGTGTGCAACACACAACTACCTAGGAGTCTAGGAAACAAGCGCTGCATTCGGGTTAGAAACAAGGATTACCTTCTAAAACAAGTTCAGACACCAGCAGAGAGACTCACCGTTCTCCTGAAAGCCCGGCTTGCTTCTCTGAGTAGTCAGCTGAGTGCTGCACCTGATGCATATCCTGTATCCCTtgccccagaggaggaggaggaggaggaggaggagagccctgAAAggatgatcctcctcctcctcctccctgaagGGACCATCCTGCAGGAACTTAGCAGCGCTTGCTGCACCCCAgaactctcttccctccctccctccctccctgagcatCCCACGAAGGGGTTCCCAGAGGCAGGTCTCTCCATCAAGGGGGCCTCCTTAGGACCAGGCGGAAGGAGCGGGGCAGAGGCACCTCTGGGGAAACCAGAAGAGGCCAGCCTCAGAGAGCCACCTGATCCTCCAAAGAATCCGTTGGGCAACCCAGCTGCCGCCGCCTGGAGCCACAGAGACCTGCCACATGATCAAGAAGGGAGAGGCCAGGAAGTGGGTTGGCTTCCTGGCCAGAAGGAGGGCATAAGAAGCCAGCTGGGCTCAGTCCGCCTCTCTGGCTGCTGCAGAGGGAGAGCATCAGCGGAGCAGGGAgaggagcaggaaggaaggaagagccag aaaaataaaagggTGGATCGaggcttctctgtctccaaagggctcacactctaa
- the LOC128337622 gene encoding 5E5 antigen-like, whose protein sequence is MLRTQELVSCGWPVLFAQQGPPRLSRASSASGGRSACWGRRSPAAAAAARREPRAESPLRRPGQRRPQRPGWASCPGRGSGGPRWLAGTRLHSRARVQPPAGEEETAGGARAEQEEEPPPAPPLCSAPGIGRRGLGGAGVGRAPIGQQPAGRGVPGRGSCHKCRGRLGGGRDSGSSSKRPRRRRRRCSR, encoded by the coding sequence ATGCTGCGGACCCAGGAGCTGGTCTCGTGCGGGTGGCCggtcctctttgctcagcagggtcctcCCCGGCTCTCTCGGGCTTCTTCCGCGAGCGGGGGGCGATCAGCCTGCTGGGGGCGAAggagcccggcggcggcggcggcggccaggagAGAGCCGCGGGCGGAGAGCCCCCTGCGGCGTCCAGGGCAGCGGCGGCCCCAGCGGCCTGGGTGGGCGTCCTGTCCGGGGAGGGGCAGCGGCGGAcctcgctggctggctggcaccaGGCTGCACTCAAGGGCGCGCGTCCAGCCGCCGGCGGGAGAAGAAGAGACTGCGGGCGGGGCCAGggcggagcaggaggaggagccgccgccagccccacccctctgcaGCGCTCCCGGGATTGGCCGGCGGGGcctgggcggggcgggggtggggcgggCGCCGATTGGCCAGCAGCCGGCCGGAAGGGGCGTGCCCGGGCGGGGCTCCTGCCACAAATGCCGAGGGCGCCTCGGAGGAGGACGTGACAGCGGCAGCTCCAGCAAGAGaccgaggaggaggcggcggcgatgCAGCAGATGA
- the LOC128337592 gene encoding uncharacterized protein LOC128337592 isoform X2, whose product MRQARTDSGRPEPCWRRGAPLPSPLSSADNETVCNTQLPRSLGNKRCIRVRNKDYLLKQVQTPAERLTVLLKARLASLSSQLSAAPDAYPVSLAPEEEEEEEEESPERMILLLLLPEGTILQELSSACCTPELSSLPPSLPEHPTKGFPEAGLSIKGASLGPGGRSGAEAPLGKPEEASLREPPDPPKNPLGNPAAAAWSHRDLPHDQEGRGQEVGWLPGQKEGIRSQLGSVRLSGCCRGRASAEQGEEQEGRKSQYGRPSHKLTLTTTTVNIDLLFSHLNSQSGFHRKIKGWIEASLSPKGSHSKKKKVGGTSNHHWTDAVLGLLFKGTWSRRGAFSLTWTH is encoded by the exons ATGCGGCAGGCTCGGACAGATTCTGGTCGCCCTGAGCCATGCTGGCGGCGGGGCGCCCCactcccttctcccctctcctcggCTGACAACGAGACAGTGTGCAACACACAACTACCTAGGAGTCTAGGAAACAAGCGCTGCATTCGGGTTAGAAACAAGGATTACCTTCTAAAACAAGTTCAGACACCAGCAGAGAGACTCACCGTTCTCCTGAAAGCCCGGCTTGCTTCTCTGAGTAGTCAGCTGAGTGCTGCACCTGATGCATATCCTGTATCCCTtgccccagaggaggaggaggaggaggaggaggagagccctgAAAggatgatcctcctcctcctcctccctgaagGGACCATCCTGCAGGAACTTAGCAGCGCTTGCTGCACCCCAgaactctcttccctccctccctccctccctgagcatCCCACGAAGGGGTTCCCAGAGGCAGGTCTCTCCATCAAGGGGGCCTCCTTAGGACCAGGCGGAAGGAGCGGGGCAGAGGCACCTCTGGGGAAACCAGAAGAGGCCAGCCTCAGAGAGCCACCTGATCCTCCAAAGAATCCGTTGGGCAACCCAGCTGCCGCCGCCTGGAGCCACAGAGACCTGCCACATGATCAAGAAGGGAGAGGCCAGGAAGTGGGTTGGCTTCCTGGCCAGAAGGAGGGCATAAGAAGCCAGCTGGGCTCAGTCCGCCTCTCTGGCTGCTGCAGAGGGAGAGCATCAGCGGAGCAGGGAgaggagcaggaaggaaggaagagccag tatgggagaccaagccacaaactcacacttactacaacaacagtgaacattgaTCTACTGTTTTCCCATctaaattctcaaagtggttttcacagaaaaataaaagggTGGATCGaggcttctctgtctccaaagggctcacactctaaaaagaaaaaggtgggcggcaccagcaaccaccactggacagatgctgtgctgggccttctcttcaAAGGCACatggagcaggagaggggcctTTTCTCTAACGTGGACCCACTAA
- the LOC128337592 gene encoding uncharacterized protein LOC128337592 isoform X4 — MRQARTDSGRPEPCWRRGAPLPSPLSSADNETVCNTQLPRSLGNKRCIRVRNKDYLLKQVQTPAERLTVLLKARLASLSSQLSAAPDAYPVSLAPEEEEEEEEESPERMILLLLLPEGTILQELSSACCTPELSSLPPSLPEHPTKGFPEAGLSIKGASLGPGGRSGAEAPLGKPEEASLREPPDPPKNPLGNPAAAAWSHRDLPHDQEGRGQEVGWLPGQKEGIRSQLGSVRLSGCCRGRASAEQGEEQEGRKSQKRKPLISTKASRDLRLHPSIREDSFAHPSLGPQIGAELAFRAGAAIWDPKFEHSCRTAKSFSCHSVALSGGPNRGVKAISTG; from the exons ATGCGGCAGGCTCGGACAGATTCTGGTCGCCCTGAGCCATGCTGGCGGCGGGGCGCCCCactcccttctcccctctcctcggCTGACAACGAGACAGTGTGCAACACACAACTACCTAGGAGTCTAGGAAACAAGCGCTGCATTCGGGTTAGAAACAAGGATTACCTTCTAAAACAAGTTCAGACACCAGCAGAGAGACTCACCGTTCTCCTGAAAGCCCGGCTTGCTTCTCTGAGTAGTCAGCTGAGTGCTGCACCTGATGCATATCCTGTATCCCTtgccccagaggaggaggaggaggaggaggaggagagccctgAAAggatgatcctcctcctcctcctccctgaagGGACCATCCTGCAGGAACTTAGCAGCGCTTGCTGCACCCCAgaactctcttccctccctccctccctccctgagcatCCCACGAAGGGGTTCCCAGAGGCAGGTCTCTCCATCAAGGGGGCCTCCTTAGGACCAGGCGGAAGGAGCGGGGCAGAGGCACCTCTGGGGAAACCAGAAGAGGCCAGCCTCAGAGAGCCACCTGATCCTCCAAAGAATCCGTTGGGCAACCCAGCTGCCGCCGCCTGGAGCCACAGAGACCTGCCACATGATCAAGAAGGGAGAGGCCAGGAAGTGGGTTGGCTTCCTGGCCAGAAGGAGGGCATAAGAAGCCAGCTGGGCTCAGTCCGCCTCTCTGGCTGCTGCAGAGGGAGAGCATCAGCGGAGCAGGGAgaggagcaggaaggaaggaagagccag AAAAGGAAACCTTTGATTTCAACAAAAGCctccagagacttgcgtttgcaCCCATCGATTAGAGAGGACTCCTTTGCCCATCCCAGTTTAGGCCCTCAAATTGGGGCTGAATTGGCCTTCAGGGCTGGGGCTGCCATCTGGGACCCCAAGTTTGAGCACTCCTGCCGTACAGCAAaatccttctcctgccactctgtgGCCTTAAGCGGGGGTCCCAACCGTGGTGTGAAGGCCATCTCGACAGGGTAG
- the LOC128337592 gene encoding uncharacterized protein LOC128337592 isoform X3, with the protein MRQARTDSGRPEPCWRRGAPLPSPLSSADNETVCNTQLPRSLGNKRCIRVRNKDYLLKQVQTPAERLTVLLKARLASLSSQLSAAPDAYPVSLAPEEEEEEEEESPERMILLLLLPEGTILQELSSACCTPELSSLPPSLPEHPTKGFPEAGLSIKGASLGPGGRSGAEAPLGKPEEASLREPPDPPKNPLGNPAAAAWSHRDLPHDQEGRGQEVGWLPGQKEGIRSQLGSVRLSGCCRGRASAEQGEEQEGRKSQKRKPLISTKASRDLRLHPSIREDSFAHPSLGPQIGAELAFRAGAAIWDPKFEHSCRTAKSFSCHSVALSGGPNRGVKAISTGKGNL; encoded by the exons ATGCGGCAGGCTCGGACAGATTCTGGTCGCCCTGAGCCATGCTGGCGGCGGGGCGCCCCactcccttctcccctctcctcggCTGACAACGAGACAGTGTGCAACACACAACTACCTAGGAGTCTAGGAAACAAGCGCTGCATTCGGGTTAGAAACAAGGATTACCTTCTAAAACAAGTTCAGACACCAGCAGAGAGACTCACCGTTCTCCTGAAAGCCCGGCTTGCTTCTCTGAGTAGTCAGCTGAGTGCTGCACCTGATGCATATCCTGTATCCCTtgccccagaggaggaggaggaggaggaggaggagagccctgAAAggatgatcctcctcctcctcctccctgaagGGACCATCCTGCAGGAACTTAGCAGCGCTTGCTGCACCCCAgaactctcttccctccctccctccctccctgagcatCCCACGAAGGGGTTCCCAGAGGCAGGTCTCTCCATCAAGGGGGCCTCCTTAGGACCAGGCGGAAGGAGCGGGGCAGAGGCACCTCTGGGGAAACCAGAAGAGGCCAGCCTCAGAGAGCCACCTGATCCTCCAAAGAATCCGTTGGGCAACCCAGCTGCCGCCGCCTGGAGCCACAGAGACCTGCCACATGATCAAGAAGGGAGAGGCCAGGAAGTGGGTTGGCTTCCTGGCCAGAAGGAGGGCATAAGAAGCCAGCTGGGCTCAGTCCGCCTCTCTGGCTGCTGCAGAGGGAGAGCATCAGCGGAGCAGGGAgaggagcaggaaggaaggaagagccag AAAAGGAAACCTTTGATTTCAACAAAAGCctccagagacttgcgtttgcaCCCATCGATTAGAGAGGACTCCTTTGCCCATCCCAGTTTAGGCCCTCAAATTGGGGCTGAATTGGCCTTCAGGGCTGGGGCTGCCATCTGGGACCCCAAGTTTGAGCACTCCTGCCGTACAGCAAaatccttctcctgccactctgtgGCCTTAAGCGGGGGTCCCAACCGTGGTGTGAAGGCCATCTCGACAGG AAAAGGAAACCTTTGA
- the LOC128337592 gene encoding uncharacterized protein LOC128337592 isoform X1, protein MRQARTDSGRPEPCWRRGAPLPSPLSSADNETVCNTQLPRSLGNKRCIRVRNKDYLLKQVQTPAERLTVLLKARLASLSSQLSAAPDAYPVSLAPEEEEEEEEESPERMILLLLLPEGTILQELSSACCTPELSSLPPSLPEHPTKGFPEAGLSIKGASLGPGGRSGAEAPLGKPEEASLREPPDPPKNPLGNPAAAAWSHRDLPHDQEGRGQEVGWLPGQKEGIRSQLGSVRLSGCCRGRASAEQGEEQEGRKSQKRKPLISTKASRDLRLHPSIREDSFAHPSLGPQIGAELAFRAGAAIWDPKFEHSCRTAKSFSCHSVALSGGPNRGVKAISTGFTCLVRGLSEVLVQNETHDLFRYWELAVFYLTCHLKGRSGEVLD, encoded by the exons ATGCGGCAGGCTCGGACAGATTCTGGTCGCCCTGAGCCATGCTGGCGGCGGGGCGCCCCactcccttctcccctctcctcggCTGACAACGAGACAGTGTGCAACACACAACTACCTAGGAGTCTAGGAAACAAGCGCTGCATTCGGGTTAGAAACAAGGATTACCTTCTAAAACAAGTTCAGACACCAGCAGAGAGACTCACCGTTCTCCTGAAAGCCCGGCTTGCTTCTCTGAGTAGTCAGCTGAGTGCTGCACCTGATGCATATCCTGTATCCCTtgccccagaggaggaggaggaggaggaggaggagagccctgAAAggatgatcctcctcctcctcctccctgaagGGACCATCCTGCAGGAACTTAGCAGCGCTTGCTGCACCCCAgaactctcttccctccctccctccctccctgagcatCCCACGAAGGGGTTCCCAGAGGCAGGTCTCTCCATCAAGGGGGCCTCCTTAGGACCAGGCGGAAGGAGCGGGGCAGAGGCACCTCTGGGGAAACCAGAAGAGGCCAGCCTCAGAGAGCCACCTGATCCTCCAAAGAATCCGTTGGGCAACCCAGCTGCCGCCGCCTGGAGCCACAGAGACCTGCCACATGATCAAGAAGGGAGAGGCCAGGAAGTGGGTTGGCTTCCTGGCCAGAAGGAGGGCATAAGAAGCCAGCTGGGCTCAGTCCGCCTCTCTGGCTGCTGCAGAGGGAGAGCATCAGCGGAGCAGGGAgaggagcaggaaggaaggaagagccag AAAAGGAAACCTTTGATTTCAACAAAAGCctccagagacttgcgtttgcaCCCATCGATTAGAGAGGACTCCTTTGCCCATCCCAGTTTAGGCCCTCAAATTGGGGCTGAATTGGCCTTCAGGGCTGGGGCTGCCATCTGGGACCCCAAGTTTGAGCACTCCTGCCGTACAGCAAaatccttctcctgccactctgtgGCCTTAAGCGGGGGTCCCAACCGTGGTGTGAAGGCCATCTCGACAGG ATTTACTTGCCTTGTCCGCGGCCTCTCGGAAGTCTTGGTCCAGAATGAGACACATGATCTATTTAGATATTGGGAATTGGCTGTGTTTTACCTCACTTGTCACCTTAaggggcgcagcggggaagtgcttgactaa
- the ITLN1 gene encoding intelectin-1 isoform X1, producing MAGKAEKKSLQLPEKQVQSLQAAFAKGSFSELAGELQETLHSQESVCLNVGVTGEQGAGKSTLINSIRDLRQEEAGAAPVGGVGPSKDPRAYSHPKYANVVLWDLPSIGAPGFKPKVYLEEITVSRYDFFVILAAQRFAPFHAKLARYIKQAGKDFYFVRSKVDVDMEAALQSQPSGFAEAATLQNIRDGCVQDLQAAGAKTPRVFLISSFLFGKYDFPLLAQALGQDLDPGKSYAFLLATPNISHRIVEKKKESMVEHMWLVAVVACGVNAAPIPRLSIVCDVDLLAKTLRGYCVDFGLEDASLRKVAEHMEQPLEMLTALVKSPLASQVTPAVVGQRLMEAAIKAPNLPKELLSCAPILESVDAVGMSFAIVYHMLKDFVDDAAADAHRILVKGFMSQRPGSAADLQAARSTHS from the coding sequence ATGGCCGGGAAGGCAGAGAAGAAGAGCCTCCAGCTGCCCGAGAAGCAGGTCCAGAGCCTCCAAGCCGCCTTTGCGAAGGGGAGCTTCTCCGAGCTGGCCGGCGAGTTGCAAGAGACGCTCCACTCCCAGGAGAGCGTCTGCCTGAACGTGGGGGTCACCGGGGAGCAGGGGGCTGGGAAATCGACCCTCATCAACTCCATCCGGGACCTGCGGCAGGAAGAGGCCGGTGCGGCTCCCGTGGGAGGGGTGGGCCCCAGTAAGGACCCCCGAGCCTACTCTCACCCCAAGTACGCCAACGTGGTGCTGTGGGACCTGCCCAGCATCGGGGCTCCGGGCTTCAAGCCCAAAGTGTACCTAGAGGAGATCACGGTCTCGCGCTACGACTTCTTTGTCATCCTTGCCGCTCAGCGCTTCGCCCCCTTCCACGCCAAGCTGGCCCGGTACATCAAGCAGGCCGGCAAGGACTTCTACTTTGTCCGCTCCAAGGTGGACGTGGACATGGAGGCTGCTCTCCAGAGCCAGCCGTCTGGCTTCGCCGAGGCCGCCACCCTGCAGAACATCCGGGACGGCTGCGTGCAAGACCTCCAGGCCGCGGGGGCCAAGACCCCGAGGGTCTTCCTCATTTCCAGCTTCCTGTTCGGCAAGTACGACTTCCCCTTGCTCGCCCAGGCCCTCGGGCAGGACCTGGATCCCGGCAAGAGCTACGCCTTCCTCCTGGCCACGCCCAACATCTCCCACCGCATCgtggagaagaagaaggagtCCATGGTTGAGCACATGTGGCTGGTGGCCGTGGTGGCCTGCGGGGTCAACGCCGCCCCCATCCCACGGCTCTCGATCGTGTGTGACGTGGACCTCTTGGCGAAGACCCTACGAGGCTACTGTGTCGATTTCGGCCTGGAGGACGCCTCCTTGAGGAAGGTGGCGGAGCATATGGAGCAGCCCTTGGAGATGCTGACGGCTCTGGTCAAGTCGCCGCTGGCCAGCCAGGTCACCCCGGCGGTGGTGGGGCAGCGGCTGATGGAGGCCGCCATCAAGGCTCCGAAcctccccaaagagctgctgAGCTGCGCCCCCATCTTGGAGTCTGTGGACGCTGTGGGGATGTCCTTCGCCATTGTCTACCATATGCTGAAGGATTTCGTGGATGACGCTGCTGCGGACGCCCACAGGATACTGGTCAAAGGGTTCATGAGCCAGAGGCCTGGCAGTGCCGCCGATCTACAGGCGGCAAGATCGACCCACTCCTAG